A single Denticeps clupeoides chromosome 7, fDenClu1.1, whole genome shotgun sequence DNA region contains:
- the slc16a5b gene encoding monocarboxylate transporter 6: MTEGSAGHQAPAQPRGGGSPDAWVGPSSAGSDGGASGEEKKDEAEEPGDQDGEAEVADGCGQQVAPEGGWGWVVVLANVLVLALTLAFPSCIGIFYTELQAEFSASNSETSWVPAIMTALLHGGGPLCSVLVELYGCRPTVIVGGVLSGLGMAASTFAQSITELYITAAVTGLGLCLTYQPSVTMTGLYFVRRRAFANALSSTGTALGLTALPLLANFLLSRFGWRGGFLVLGGVLLNCCVCGAVLRPPRLPLKPGSGRRRRRSDESSNISSVPQQKKGLKGRLRAALLGVMAFLQRHMAFDLIHSNTRYRACAVGMAWMMLGFLLPLVYLVPYATAHGMKPDRAALLMSILGVVNIIMRPAAALVLGLPRFQGSRGFVYLFAAAILVNGLSNCICGVASNFTVLLVYVIIFGLSMSFIGSLMVTVLMDNVEMSRFPSALGLLSVMQGVAALISPPFAGMLVDKTGRYTYVFYACSVSGTGAAVFITCSFYYLDRQRTKKAKRPPGSPARPLKSIVSLAAACEYRQVPSDRGKAADKESEDGTDV, translated from the exons ATGACTGAGGGGTCAGCGGGTCACCAGGCACCGGCTCAGCCCCGCGGCGGAGGCAGCCCGGACGCGTGGGTCGGACCCAGCTCTGCGGGGTCGGATGGAGGTGCGTccggagaggagaagaaggacgaGGCCGAGGAGCCAGGCGACCAGGATGGAGAGGCGGAGGTGGCAGATGGGTGTGGACAGCAGGTGGCGCCAGAAGGAGGTTGGGGCTGGGTGGTAGTCCTGGCTAATGTCTTGGTCCTCGCCCTCACCCTGGCCTTCCCTTCTTGCATTGGCATCTTCTACACCGAGTTGCAGGCCGAGTTCAGCGCCAGCAACTCGGAGACGTCTTGGGTTCCGGCGATTATGACAGCGTTGCTGCACGGAGGCG GTCCTTTGTGCAGTGTTCTTGTTGAGCTGTACGGTTGCCGACCAACGGTGATCGTAGGGGGGGTGTTGAGCGGCCTCGGCATGGCAGCCAGCACCTTTGCCCAATCCATCACAGAGCTGTACATCACTGCAGCCGTAACAG GTCTGGGACTTTGCCTGACCTATCAGCCCTCTGTGACCATGACAGGCCTCTATTTTGTGCGCCGCCGGGCATTTGCCAATGCCTTGTCATCCACGGGCACAGCCCTGGGCCTGACCGCGCTGCCCTTACTGGCCAACTTCCTGCTCAGCAGGTTTGGCTGGCGTGGAGGCTTCCTGGTCCTTGGTGGGGTTTTGCTTAACTGCTGCGTGTGCGGGGCTGTTCTGAGACCCCCCAGGCTCCCGCTGAAGCCCGGATCGGGGAGACGCCGCAGACGTTCTGACGAGTCCAGCAATATCAGCAGCGTCCCTCAGCAGAAAAAGGGGCTGAAGGGGCGCCTGCGGGCCGCCCTGCTCGGGGTCATGGCGTTCCTGCAGCGCCACATGGCCTTCGACCTCATCCACAGTAACACACGGTACCGGGCCTGTGCAGTGGGGATGGCCTGGATGATGCTGGGCTTCCTGCTGCCGCTGGTGTATCTGGTGCCCTACGCCACCGCCCACGGCATGAAGCCGGACCGCGCCGCCCTGCTCATGTCAATTCTCGGCGTGGTCAACATCATCATGCGCCCCGCGGCAGCCCTGGTGCTGGGGCTGCCGCGCTTTCAGGGAAGCCGTGGGTTCGTGTACCTGTTTGCGGCAGCCATACTGGTCAACGGCCTGAGCAACTGCATCTGCGGCGTGGCCTCCAACTTCACCGTGCTGCTGGTGTACGTGATCATCTTCGgcctctccatgagcttcatcGGCTCCCTGATGGTCACCGTGCTGATGGACAACGTGGAGATGAGCCGTTTCCCCTCAGCCCTCGGCCTGCTGTCCGTCATGCAGGGCGTCGCTGCACTCATCAGCCCACCCTTTGCAG GGATGCTAGTAGACAAAACTGGACGCTATACCTACGTCTTTTATGCCTGCAGCGTGTCTGGGACGGGTGCGGCCGTCTTCATCACATGCAGCTTCTACTACCTAGACAGGCAGAGGACCAAAAAGGCCAAGCGGCCCCCCGGCAGCCCGGCACGCCCGCTCAAATCCATCGTTAGCCTCGCCGCTGCCTGCGAGTACCGACAAGTGCCCTCGGATCGGGGCAAGGCGGCTGATAAGGAGTCTGAGGACGGAACAGACGTGTGA
- the atp5pd gene encoding ATP synthase peripheral stalk subunit d, mitochondrial: MAGRRAALKAVDWIAFAERVPPNQRAMFNNLKTQSDAISAKLASLPEKPASIDWSYYRKNVAKAGMVDEFEKKFTALQIPVPVDTQTTKINAQEQEANKSAAEYIEASKARIGQYEKELEKFRNMIPFDQMTVDDLNDTFPETKLDKQKHPYWPHKPIADL; this comes from the exons ATGGCAGGAAGACGTGCTGCTCTGAAGGCCGTTGACTGGATCGCCTTTGCTGAGCGGGTTCCTCCGAACCAGCGGGCCATGTTCAACAACCTCAAGACGCAGAGTGACGCCATTTCTGCCAA ACTAGCTTCTCTGCCTGAGAAGCCAGCTTCCATTGATTGGAGTTATTACAGAAAGAATGTGGCTAAAGCTGGCATGGTGGATGAGTTTGAGAAGAAG TTCACAGCTCTGCAAATCCCTGTTCCAGTTGACACCCAGACTACCAAGATTAATGCACAGGAGCAGGAAGCC AATAAAAGTGCTGCTGAATATATTGAGGCATCGAAAGCTCGCATTGGCCAGTATGAGAAGGAG CTTGAGAAATTCAGGAATATGATTCCCTTCGACCAGATGACCGTTGATGACCTGAATGACACCTTCCCAGAGACTAAGCTGGATAAGCAGAAGCATCCATACTGGCCACACAAGCCCATTGCTGATCTGTAG